TGTTGCTGGACACCGTCTGCCTCCTTCTCCTTCAAGAACCTTTCTAACCTGTCCATGTAGGATGGCCGCCGGGGTAGGAGGAAATAGTGCGTGGCGCTGACTTTCCTCCCATCCTCTATGATGGGCACGATACAGGGGGAGCGTGGGCCCACCAAGGGCCCAGTGGACCACTCCCTATGCTGCTGTTGTGGCCTCTGGAGGCCCTTGCTGACATATTTGGGGTTGGGGGCAAAACTCTGCGTAGGGGGCATCACCCCATTCACGTATATAGGGAGGCTCTTGGGACTAGGGGTGCAACAGGAGCCACAAGGGGACGCTATCGGTTCCCTGGGAGGGACTTTGGGAGGCTTGTCCTTGTCTTGGTCCTCGGCAACAGACCAACGGTGGCAATTGGCAGTCTTGGAGGGGCGTGGGGGGATGGGTATGCGGGGAGGAACTTCAGGTTTGTCCAGCTGGGGGTGGCCCCTGTAGctgccatggtggtggtggtgaaggtgAAGGTGGCACGACTGGCGCAGGCCGGAGGCCTTGAAGGAGCTTGCAGGGCCCGAGTGGGAGCGCCGCAGCTTGGACCATTGGGGCCGATCGGGTTGCTTGCTAGAGATGTCCCTCGTCGTTACCACCACGGCCCCtggccctctctgtcccccaaacTGGGCCTGCTGCTCCTGGATTCCACTTTGGGCTCCACCCTTAGCCGAGCCGCTAGCCCCGGGGGGCCCCTCAAGGTAGGCATAGTTGACCTGGCCACAGCCCCTGAAGCTGCGTCGTCCGGTGGCTCCATAGTGGAGGGCCAGGGCCTTCGTGGAGCAGCGCTGGGGGAGTAGGTGCCGCCTCTCGTCGATGAAGAATTCCACCTCGCTGTCCGCCGCCTCATCTGAGGAGTTATcctctgggtcagggagagggggCAGGGGCTTGGGGCCGCAAGACGGACCCTGCTCGTAAACTGATAGTCTCTGGAAGGAGGGGACCACCTGGTCCCCCTCAGGAGGTCGGGGCATAGTGGACTGAGAGGTCAAGGGATGGCTGCTAGAGTACAGTGGATGGTGGGGCTGGGGAATCTTCTCTGTAAAGACAGCAAATAGAGAGAACATTCAACATAACTTGAATGAAAGGGTCATATTTGCTAAACAGCATGAATCTGATAATGTTTTTAATACTCACAATTTACAGTCAAATTAAAAGAGAATGAGCAAAGGAGAAACATTAAATTATTGAATATggaaaatagaaaacagaaacaTTTTAGCCTTAGGATTATATTATCTTCACTCTTATCTCCTCCCACAAAACAACAGATTTGAGCCAAATTTCTTCAACAATAGTGTACAATACACAACCACACTACATATAAATGATACAGAGAGCATCAATTTCCATCACAAGGAAGGAGTGTCCTCCACAGACAGACCACTTTCTGAGAGGAAGCTCTGCTCTCTGTAAAACATCAGCCACAACAACACCCAGATTAGTTGACGAATAATTTATCAGCGACGCAAGTGACAATCTTTAAGAAGCTTCCCATAACCTTCTGGAGCTTCCTGAACAACATCCTCCAATGAAAACATCCGATTCTGATTCCGCCACAGAGCTCAGGGACAGCCAGTGACCAGACAGCGAGAGATAgccttcttcctttctctctgctccagccctccctctctcccatccctgagCCCAGTGTAGACTACAGCAGACCTGGGTCCAAGCagtatttattttctttcaaatactttaggtGAACTTGATTTAGCTTTTAGCTGACCAGGCATAATGGAACCAAACCCCTCCTACATTTCcgcttttgggactattccattgttgCCATTATACTTGGCAAAGCTCAAAAAAACAAACTACTATTTCAATCTAGGTCTGATCAGACTCAATTCAACTCTAGGCTCAATCAAATCTACAATCTAGTATTAACGCAGTGGCAAATAAAATTTAAATTCCATTTGTCGAAAAACACAACAGAACAGCTTTGGATCAGAAACAATCCTAGGTAGACACTGCCACAAGTGGAAGGTTCACTTTTCTAAATAAGACACATGGCATGTCCACAGTAGGAAGTACTTTGTAAACAAAGACACTGGGGAAATGTGTGTTTACAcacgcagcccaattctgatcttttgcccaattattggcaaaataaCTGATCTGATTGatggaaaaatatcagaattgggatgcctgtgtaaatgcagcctcagaCTGGTTGAATTGAATTGTTTTTGCTAGTGCAAAAATATTGCAAATGTCTGCCGCAAAAGTATTTCACTCACTGTCAAAGCCCTGGGACACTGTGTGGTGTTGGTGATGATCTCTCAAGTTGTGTTCCATCGCGTCGTCAGCATCCAGGCTAAAGCACAGGCtgaaacacaatgacacacagaAGAATGCTTGAATTTAACACTTGGCCATGTagatagtagatacagtatgtagactGGTCCTACACTTGTCATTGTGGCTGTAATGTCATGCATTATGTATGCATTAAGCTTGAGTCCGAATTCTAACTTCAGACAACCGCACGTAATTCAAATGAACTCAAAGAGAAGTCAATGCAGGATTTTTGTGAGAGTTGGACGCTAGCTAGGATTCGTCCTTCAGTAACATGATTACACTAAACCCATTCTCATTTTTGCAATAACCATACTATGTGTGTCAATATTTGACAAGCATCAATATAACAATATCGATTACACAATTtgaatgattaaaaaaaatatatatattattgcaaCAGTAATAACAATATTACACATCAATACAGGGACATTCCTGTGAATACAATGACGTTACAACTGATTATCAAGTATTTCTCAACTACATGTTAAAAAAAAACTACTAATAATTCCTTAAAGTGTaccttaatgtaaagtgttacccacTCACCTGTTTGTGCCATGTGGCTGTCCCCAGTAAGCTTTGTTTCGGGCCATGCTGTGACAGAGACTGGGGGAAGGCAGGCTGCTCCTAACGGACAAGTACATGTAGATCCATAGAGCACCCAGTCCTCACAGAGACACTGTCCATCTGCTTACTGCAGTCCAGCCAACCAGTAGTAGTCATCCTGTCTCCTTGTTAGGAGCTGGCATACCTGaataagagagtgagagagagaggaaaagagagagggtgagagaaagatAGTGAgaagaaataagcaaacattcAAGTGTTCATCAACTATGTTGCTAACCATTTTGCTAACCATTTATTTCACAGGTCTGTTTCAGCTTCCGTTTGCCTGGTATTTTTGCAGGTAAGCTACCTGGTACTAAATACATAGTGTGCCTTGTTATAATAAATCCAGTCAACAACAAAGTAATTATTAAACTATGTACTTTCCATTTGACAACGTAATTTCTCTGAAAACACCAAATAAATTACCAATAAAATGTAATCATAACCTCTTACCCCTTTAACCATAACCTAACCACTACACTCCTTGTACCAGCGGTTGCTTTGCCTTGCTTTACTGAGCTAAGCCTGTCATGTGTGTCTCTCCTTTGTAGATCCAGCTCAAAGAGCCTGACTGAGTCTGACTGAGGCATGGAGTTGCATTGCACAACCTCTGGGTCAACAGTGGGCAGGCCTAAGGACTTTCTccactccttcttctcctcccagGCCTGTGAGGCTgtgctctgctctctgtactcTGAAGTCATTCTTATTGCAGCGCTGCAGCGTAGGCCCACACCAAGGGGCCACAACAGAGCCCTTTCAACAGAGGCCATTGTGCAACAAGCTCCTGTGACGCTGGAATGACAAACACTCCCAGTGTGACAGTGcgccaacactaacacacacgctttaccatgtgtgtgcgtgcgtgtagccGAATGTGCGCAAAGTTCCTCAAACATTTACATacaagcgtgcacacacacacacacacacacagtaaataccTACTTGGTTAGGAGGAGAGCGCCACTGGCAAACAGTTCAAGTACTTTCCATGTGTCATATGAAAAAAGTGAATGTCTCCGATACCACAGAGATCAACATGTTTTTTTCAGAGCTGTACAGCCAGG
The window above is part of the Salmo salar chromosome ssa15, Ssal_v3.1, whole genome shotgun sequence genome. Proteins encoded here:
- the LOC106572213 gene encoding ERBB receptor feedback inhibitor 1 encodes the protein MYLSVRSSLPSPSLCHSMARNKAYWGQPHGTNSLCFSLDADDAMEHNLRDHHQHHTVSQGFDKKIPQPHHPLYSSSHPLTSQSTMPRPPEGDQVVPSFQRLSVYEQGPSCGPKPLPPLPDPEDNSSDEAADSEVEFFIDERRHLLPQRCSTKALALHYGATGRRSFRGCGQVNYAYLEGPPGASGSAKGGAQSGIQEQQAQFGGQRGPGAVVVTTRDISSKQPDRPQWSKLRRSHSGPASSFKASGLRQSCHLHLHHHHHGSYRGHPQLDKPEVPPRIPIPPRPSKTANCHRWSVAEDQDKDKPPKVPPREPIASPCGSCCTPSPKSLPIYVNGVMPPTQSFAPNPKYVSKGLQRPQQQHREWSTGPLVGPRSPCIVPIIEDGRKVSATHYFLLPRRPSYMDRLERFLKEKEADGVQQHSQLRVGLPE